In Zingiber officinale cultivar Zhangliang chromosome 6A, Zo_v1.1, whole genome shotgun sequence, a single genomic region encodes these proteins:
- the LOC121993966 gene encoding cyclin-D2-2-like has product MGVSFDHASSLLRCPEDSNSILGLSEEDQDVRGEIERRDVCRSPRQRYDFYSSQLGDFTLQSEEYIASLIERESHLLPPRNYAEKLLRGKLGITVRSDSIDWILKVHVHCNFGPVSAYLSVNYLDRFFSSHDFVKDAAWMTQLVSVACLSLAAKMEEKEVPSSLDLQVDESKYIFEARSIQRMELLVLSTLNWRMHVVTPFSFIDYFLCEFNDRNSPDRLLLSSSIGLILGTVRDVDFLKFRPSEIAAAVALSSLRGSRILDTDNTLARCILVNKERVLRCCEVIQGMTLMKNGACNNISPSVTNVPKSPIGVLDVACVSYKSDDTNTTSGSHVDCHTASPAAKKKKQGISTSS; this is encoded by the exons ATGGGCGTTAGCTTCGACCATGCTTCCTCCCTCCTTCGCTGCCCGGAGGACAGCAATAGCATCCTGGGGCTTAGCGAGGAAGACCAGGACGTCCGTGGAGAAATAGAAAGGCGCGACGTTTGCCGATCTCCCCGTCAAAGGTACGATTTTTACAGCAGCCAGTTGGGCGACTTCACTTTGCAGTCGGAAGAATACATTGCCTCGCTGATCGAGAGGGAGTCCCACCTTCTCCCACCGAGAAACTACGCTGAGAAGTTGCTGAGAGGGAAACTAGGCATAACTGTCAGAAGCGATTCCATCGACTGGATTCTCAAG GTTCATGTGCACTGCAATTTTGGACCTGTAAGTGCCTATTTGTCTGTAAATTACTTGGATCGATTCTTCTCCTCGCACGACTTCGTG AAAGATGCAGCTTGGATGACACAATTGGTATCAGTTGCGTGCTTATCTCTTGCTGCCAAGATGGAGGAAAAGGAAGTGCCTTCATCTCTTGACTTACAG gtagatgagtcaaaatatatatttgaagCCAGGAGTATACAAAGAATGGAGCTTCTAGTGCTCAGTACCCTCAATTGGAGGATGCATGTCGTGACACCCTTTTCATTCATTGACTACTTTCTGTGTGAATTCAATGATAGGAATTCACCGGATAGGTTACTACTTTCTTCCTCTATTGGTCTCATTTTGGGTACTGTTAGGG ATGTTGATTTTCTAAAGTTCAGGCCTTCTGAAATTGCTGCAGCAGTGGCACTGTCAAGCCTGAGAGGTTCCCGAATTCTGGACACTGATAATACTTTAGCTCGTTGCATACTTGTAAATAAG GAAAGAGTATTAAGATGTTGTGAAGTGATTCAAGGCATGACCCTGATGAAGAATGGGGCATGCAATAATATCAGTCCATCAGTTACTAATGTGCCAAAGAGTCCGATTGGGGTGCTGGATGTTGCATGTGTGAGCTATAAAAGCGATGATACTAATACTACAAGTGGCTCGCATGTTGATTGTCATACTGCCTCTCCAGCcgccaagaagaagaaacaaggcaTATCAACATCTTCATGA